In Actinobacillus equuli, the genomic stretch CGCTCATCAGCTAAAATCATTCGTTCCTGCATAAACCCGCCGATTTCCGGATCGGCATAAGCTCTTGCCAAACCGTCTTCTAAGAGAGCGGCAACAATCGGATTACGTTCGACTAATAACACTTTGCAACCGATAGAGGCTAACACAAAAGCATCTCTGCCAAGTCCTGCCGTCGCATCAATCACCGTGGGTAAGTAGTCCCCTTTAATTCCAACCGCTTTTGCGACCGCCTCGCCTCGACCACCACCGAATTTACGGCGGTGCGCCATGGTACCATCGACAAAATTTACCGCTATCGCACCAAGTTTCGGCTCGTCCAGTTTACGTAATTCTAAACGTTCGTCAGTCAACACTAAGGCTAATATGGCAGATTGATCATGAGTTAACTGCCATTTGTCACAAATTTGCTGAAATTTCTCAGCATTTGAAGATTCGTTGATAAGTTGAATTGTCATTATATTAATCACAAAAGATTATTCAGTTCGGTAATTCACTACGGAAAACACGGAGGTATATAGAATAAGAAAAATTAGGTTCCATTTCCGTACCGTCTGAGCATTCCGTGGAAATATCAACCAAATAATTGGTTAAAATGTTCAAGTAAGCAGGCTTTGCCGGCAAGCGGTTCATTTTGCCACGATTTTTGCAAAATCTCATGACTGAATAGCTTTTCATATTCCGCGGAAATCGGACGATAACTGATATGCCAAGGCTCATAGCCTACTTTCGCATTATGAATACCATCGAAAGGGAAATAAAAACCGAAACGCTCGGCATTATGATGAAGCCATTCGGCTAATGGCGCGAAATAACCACCGGTTTGGTATTCCCAAGGCTCGAGCTGTAAATTTTGCCCTTCCGGCAGCAAATCGGGATCAAAAATATCAATTTCCGTCCCCCAATGATGCCGGCTTGAACCAGGTACTGCCGACCAGCGCATCATCGCTTGAATTTTCTGTAAATCGTCCAATTTACTCATATCAATCGCACAGCCGTTATCATCATGTACCTTACGCTCCCCATTAAATTTTGCATTCCAAATTAGCATTTGGCGCTCGAAATCACGATAAGTGCTAGCCGGCTGTAAATTAAAACCGGCTTCTTTTGCCGCCTGCTGCAATGCAAGAAAAGCATCGACCACCTCAGCTTGCAGAAAGTGTTTATCCGATAACGGATTCGGCAACGACACAAGATGTTCGCGTGTTTTACCGGTTAGGATGTCGGTTAGATGTTGTATCATTGAAAAATCTCCTCTTTATTAAAGGGAAAGTTATTCGCCATTCAGTAAATTTTCCAGGATTTGATAATACACTTCGCCACATTTGCCAAGGTCATCAACATTAACACATTCATTCACTTTATGAATGGTGGCATTTAACGGCCCGAATTCAACGACTTCCGCTCCCATTAAAGCGATAAAACGCCCATCTGAAGTTCCACCGCCCGTATCTAAACGAGGGGTAATTTTTGTGACATTTTCGACCGCTTGTACCGCCGCTTTGACCAATTCGCCATTACCGGCTAAAAACGGTTTACCGGATAAATTCCAACTAATACGGTGTTTTAACTGATGTTTAGCTAACATTTCCGCCACTTTATTTTTGATCATGTCATCGGTGACTTCAGTACAATAGCGTAAGTTAAATTGCACATATAATTCGCCCGGAATCACATTATTACTGCCGGTTCCCGCTTTGATATTTGCAATTTGCAAACTGGTCGGTGGGAAAAATTCGTTACCATTATCCCATTGATAAGTGGTTAATTCGGTTAAAAAATTTAATGCCGTATGCACCGGATTTTCGGCTAAATGCGGATAAGCGACATGGCCTTGTACACCCTCGATATAAAGATCACCGGTAATTGAACCTCGTCTGCCGTTTTTAATGACATCCCCCAATACTTTGCCGCTGGAAGGCTCGCCCACGACACAATAGTGAATCGGTTCGCCTCTTGCCATCAGTGTTTCAACCACTTTTACCGTACCG encodes the following:
- the dapE gene encoding succinyl-diaminopimelate desuccinylase → MKNNIINLAQDLIRRPSISPADQGCQQVIADRLQQLGFTLEWLPFGDTLNLWAKHGSTHPVIAFAGHTDVVPVGDEVQWTYPPFEARIVDNMLYGRGAADMKGSLSALVVAAEEFVKANPNHAGTIALLITSDEEAAAKDGTVKVVETLMARGEPIHYCVVGEPSSGKVLGDVIKNGRRGSITGDLYIEGVQGHVAYPHLAENPVHTALNFLTELTTYQWDNGNEFFPPTSLQIANIKAGTGSNNVIPGELYVQFNLRYCTEVTDDMIKNKVAEMLAKHQLKHRISWNLSGKPFLAGNGELVKAAVQAVENVTKITPRLDTGGGTSDGRFIALMGAEVVEFGPLNATIHKVNECVNVDDLGKCGEVYYQILENLLNGE
- a CDS encoding M15 family metallopeptidase; its protein translation is MIQHLTDILTGKTREHLVSLPNPLSDKHFLQAEVVDAFLALQQAAKEAGFNLQPASTYRDFERQMLIWNAKFNGERKVHDDNGCAIDMSKLDDLQKIQAMMRWSAVPGSSRHHWGTEIDIFDPDLLPEGQNLQLEPWEYQTGGYFAPLAEWLHHNAERFGFYFPFDGIHNAKVGYEPWHISYRPISAEYEKLFSHEILQKSWQNEPLAGKACLLEHFNQLFG
- a CDS encoding class I SAM-dependent methyltransferase, translating into MTIQLINESSNAEKFQQICDKWQLTHDQSAILALVLTDERLELRKLDEPKLGAIAVNFVDGTMAHRRKFGGGRGEAVAKAVGIKGDYLPTVIDATAGLGRDAFVLASIGCKVLLVERNPIVAALLEDGLARAYADPEIGGFMQERMILADERNISLLDAEQQAADVVYLDPMYPHKQKSALVKKEMRVFQHLVGADLDSDDFFAPAKSLARKRVVVKRPDYAPFLAEQKPDFSQTTKNHRFDVYLSHLKSA